A genomic segment from Nitrospira sp. encodes:
- a CDS encoding Flagellar basal-body rod protein FlgG, whose translation MIRAMWTAATGMTAQQLNVDTIAHNLANVNTNAFKRSRAEFSDLLYQIQRLPGTNASNIGVFPTGVQIGAGVRPVTVAKEWLQGNMRQTNNELDLAIDGPGFFQVSRPDGTIMYTRNGSFKRDNVGNLVTGDGDQLTPVITVPSGALKIDIGQDGTVSVLLPGVTQASQVGQIQLVRFDNPSGLVSMGNNLFLDSFASGPALQGTGGFTTGFGTLQQGFLESSNVNLAEEMVNMIIAQRSYEINSKTIQASDEMMQIANNLRR comes from the coding sequence ATGATTCGTGCGATGTGGACGGCGGCGACGGGCATGACCGCCCAACAACTGAACGTAGACACGATCGCTCATAACCTGGCGAACGTGAACACCAACGCCTTCAAACGCAGTCGCGCAGAATTCTCGGACCTGCTCTATCAGATCCAGCGGTTGCCCGGTACGAATGCGTCCAACATCGGAGTCTTCCCCACGGGAGTTCAGATCGGAGCCGGTGTGCGCCCCGTCACGGTCGCCAAGGAATGGCTGCAGGGCAACATGCGGCAGACGAACAACGAGCTCGATCTGGCCATCGACGGGCCAGGATTCTTCCAAGTCTCCAGGCCGGACGGCACGATCATGTACACGCGCAACGGATCGTTCAAGCGTGACAACGTGGGCAATCTGGTCACGGGCGACGGCGACCAGCTGACGCCGGTCATCACGGTTCCTTCCGGCGCGTTGAAAATCGATATCGGCCAGGACGGGACGGTCTCGGTCCTGCTTCCCGGCGTGACTCAAGCGTCCCAGGTGGGACAGATTCAGCTGGTGCGGTTCGACAATCCGTCCGGCCTTGTCTCCATGGGCAACAATCTGTTCCTCGATAGCTTTGCGTCGGGACCGGCACTTCAGGGAACCGGCGGGTTTACCACCGGGTTCGGAACGTTGCAGCAGGGGTTCCTCGAAAGTTCCAACGTCAATTTGGCAGAGGAGATGGTCAACATGATCATCGCCCAACGAAGTTATGAAATTAACTCCAAAACGATTCAAGCTTCGGATGAAATGATGCAGATCGCCAACAACTTGCGCCGATAA
- a CDS encoding Flagellar hook-associated protein FlgK — protein MSGLNGLFGIGSNALATFQRALTVTGQNIANVNTEGYSRQQIILSESEPENGRPGQVGTGVEATEIRRSVDTFVEQQLLTSNERLGQFGASQNALSQIQTLFGDSNDQGIAAGLNEFFKAWQDVATNPADLTTRTVLLSKADVVAKQLNQAATQLSSQRTSLDGQILRGITDINTLTTQIADLNNKIKLAEVSGQQANDLRDQRGRFLNDLAGLIDISTFEDSSGQVTVFVGNGQMLVAQQTAFRLAGVPNTGNGGLSDVRYDNGSGPNTNLTSVISSGRLKGLIDARDATAPSLQNSLNTLASQLVTQVNSLHRSGYGLDGSTAQDFFTASGTTAATIGVALTDRRQIAASSTAAGVPGNNGNALALAGLQTSTLSGLGNTTFQGYYSAMAGSFGATLQGARRDLDAQEILHDQLQAHRAQVSGVSMDEELINLLKYQRAFEAASKLITTSDEMLQTILSLKQ, from the coding sequence ATGTCGGGACTCAACGGCCTGTTCGGAATCGGTTCCAATGCCCTGGCGACCTTTCAGCGCGCCTTGACCGTGACCGGCCAGAACATCGCCAACGTCAATACCGAGGGGTATTCCCGGCAGCAAATCATCCTCAGCGAAAGCGAGCCGGAAAACGGACGGCCGGGCCAGGTCGGAACCGGTGTCGAAGCGACGGAGATCCGGCGTTCCGTGGATACCTTCGTTGAACAGCAATTGTTGACCTCCAATGAGCGGCTGGGCCAATTCGGAGCCTCCCAAAACGCCCTCTCGCAGATTCAAACCTTGTTCGGAGATTCGAACGATCAGGGCATCGCCGCCGGACTCAACGAGTTCTTCAAGGCCTGGCAGGATGTCGCCACCAACCCCGCAGACCTGACGACTCGCACGGTCTTGCTTTCCAAAGCCGATGTGGTGGCGAAACAACTCAATCAGGCCGCCACCCAGTTGTCGTCGCAGCGCACCTCGCTGGACGGTCAAATTCTACGCGGCATCACCGACATCAATACCCTCACGACCCAGATTGCCGACCTCAACAACAAGATCAAGCTCGCGGAAGTCAGTGGTCAGCAGGCCAATGATCTACGTGACCAACGAGGGCGGTTTCTGAATGATCTTGCCGGGTTGATCGATATTTCCACCTTCGAGGATTCCAGCGGGCAGGTCACGGTATTCGTCGGAAACGGGCAGATGCTGGTGGCGCAGCAGACGGCCTTCCGACTGGCGGGCGTGCCCAACACCGGCAACGGCGGTCTGTCGGACGTGCGGTATGATAATGGGAGCGGGCCGAATACGAACCTCACGTCGGTCATCAGCAGCGGCAGACTGAAAGGGTTGATCGACGCGCGCGACGCGACCGCCCCTTCTTTGCAGAACTCTCTCAATACCCTCGCGTCCCAACTCGTGACGCAAGTGAACAGTCTGCATCGCTCGGGATATGGCCTGGATGGATCCACGGCGCAGGACTTCTTTACGGCGAGCGGAACCACGGCCGCCACGATCGGCGTTGCCTTGACGGATCGACGGCAGATTGCCGCCTCGTCCACCGCCGCAGGCGTGCCGGGAAACAACGGCAATGCCTTGGCGTTGGCCGGCTTACAGACGAGCACGCTGTCCGGGCTCGGCAATACGACCTTTCAAGGCTATTACAGCGCCATGGCCGGCAGTTTCGGTGCCACGCTTCAGGGTGCCCGGCGTGATCTGGACGCGCAGGAAATCCTTCACGATCAATTGCAGGCCCATCGGGCGCAGGTGTCCGGCGTATCGATGGATGAAGAGCTGATCAATCTGTTGAAGTATCAACGCGCTTTTGAAGCGGCCTCGAAATTGATTACGACCAGCGATGAAATGTTGCAGACGATCCTTTCCCTCAAACAATAG
- a CDS encoding Flagellar basal-body P-ring formation protein FlgA has protein sequence MIRTGLILITAISLVQGLVLPAVAADGRPNRATSAKPYDGTQQSGHDQSSARAKRFIYPEQVRSAIHEYVLRDLAGRVTDCQVALGDPQQPIAVPAGTVDLQVSASQSDEPLGRRVFHVHLVVNGRFIKTFDATADIAAVLEVVVPVRPIKVDEQIESDDVGTDRVVLFDLKQPFATNPADVIGKAASRPLPPQSPIRLTAVRRPFVVRKGDRVTIEARQGGLSIQTVGVTKSHGELGQTITVSNVDSGKELRATIVGPGVVRVNF, from the coding sequence GTGATTCGAACCGGCCTCATTCTCATCACCGCAATCAGCCTGGTCCAGGGCCTGGTGCTTCCCGCAGTCGCAGCGGATGGACGGCCCAACCGCGCGACCTCCGCCAAGCCGTACGATGGCACGCAACAGAGCGGTCACGACCAATCATCCGCGCGCGCGAAACGGTTCATCTACCCTGAGCAGGTGCGTTCCGCTATTCACGAGTACGTCCTGCGGGACCTTGCCGGGCGGGTGACCGACTGCCAGGTCGCGCTGGGTGATCCTCAACAGCCCATCGCGGTACCGGCCGGGACGGTCGATTTGCAAGTCAGCGCCTCTCAATCGGATGAACCGCTCGGCCGCCGGGTCTTTCATGTGCACCTGGTAGTGAACGGGCGTTTCATCAAGACATTCGACGCGACGGCCGATATCGCCGCCGTCCTCGAAGTAGTCGTCCCGGTCAGGCCTATCAAGGTCGATGAACAGATCGAGAGCGATGACGTCGGCACGGACCGGGTCGTCCTGTTCGATTTGAAACAACCGTTTGCCACCAACCCTGCCGACGTGATCGGCAAGGCGGCCAGCAGGCCGCTTCCGCCCCAGAGCCCCATCCGGCTTACCGCGGTTCGGCGTCCCTTCGTCGTGCGCAAAGGCGATCGTGTGACGATCGAAGCCCGGCAGGGGGGACTGTCCATTCAAACGGTCGGTGTCACCAAGTCTCACGGTGAACTGGGGCAGACCATCACCGTCTCCAATGTAGATTCCGGCAAGGAGTTGCGGGCGACCATCGTGGGGCCGGGGGTGGTACGTGTCAACTTTTAA
- a CDS encoding Flagellar biosynthesis protein FlgN, which translates to MHDKILAFQALLIEEQQAIRTLSFGQFTTVAMRKTRLLDEIRELEQSRRLLSAATGHQESSVWFRQQEAELAAAIGDTDRLNRFNAALIGQSLVFLQGTLRLWQRSPEATTLYSSSGAVMSDTTGMVKAKG; encoded by the coding sequence ATGCACGACAAGATCCTTGCCTTCCAAGCCTTGCTCATTGAAGAGCAGCAAGCGATTCGAACCCTGTCCTTTGGGCAATTCACGACGGTCGCGATGCGTAAAACTCGACTGTTGGATGAGATTCGAGAACTGGAGCAAAGCCGCCGCCTCCTGTCGGCTGCGACAGGGCATCAGGAATCATCGGTCTGGTTCCGACAGCAGGAGGCGGAACTCGCTGCGGCCATAGGCGACACCGATCGGCTGAATCGGTTCAATGCGGCGCTCATCGGACAGTCGCTCGTATTCTTGCAAGGCACTTTGCGGCTCTGGCAACGTTCGCCTGAAGCGACGACGCTCTACTCGTCCAGCGGCGCCGTCATGTCCGACACGACCGGCATGGTGAAGGCCAAGGGGTAA
- a CDS encoding Flagellar L-ring protein FlgH: MLAVLAACSASPSTKQQKVDVPQMPPPKTAGSLWQEENGRAYLYEDLRAMRTGDIITIRIEEKHKGSKSADTSAEKDSTVSNSLSGSGVGYLGIPGVRLSGEARRGFGIDASASNKFGGKGATNREDTLTGTISAIVTEVLPNGDLRIEGRREVTVNSERQIMTIGGIVRRVDVDTKNTVQSSAIADAKIEYSGLGVVDDVQRPGWFVRILDWVYPF; the protein is encoded by the coding sequence TTGCTCGCTGTTCTGGCCGCCTGCTCTGCCTCCCCCAGCACGAAGCAACAGAAGGTGGACGTACCTCAAATGCCCCCGCCGAAGACCGCAGGGTCGCTCTGGCAAGAAGAGAACGGCCGAGCCTACCTTTATGAAGACCTTCGCGCGATGCGGACCGGGGACATCATCACGATCAGGATCGAAGAAAAACACAAGGGGTCGAAGAGCGCCGATACCAGTGCCGAAAAGGACTCCACCGTGTCGAACAGCTTGAGTGGAAGCGGAGTCGGATATCTCGGCATTCCGGGGGTTCGCTTGAGCGGTGAAGCCAGGCGAGGATTCGGTATCGACGCCAGCGCATCGAATAAGTTCGGCGGCAAGGGCGCTACCAATCGCGAAGACACGTTGACCGGAACCATCTCGGCCATCGTGACGGAGGTGCTGCCGAACGGCGACCTGCGGATCGAGGGACGGCGGGAAGTGACCGTCAATTCGGAGCGGCAAATCATGACCATCGGCGGCATTGTCCGACGTGTCGATGTCGATACCAAGAACACCGTGCAATCGAGCGCGATTGCCGACGCCAAAATCGAGTATTCCGGACTGGGCGTGGTGGACGACGTGCAACGTCCCGGCTGGTTCGTCCGTATCCTGGATTGGGTCTATCCGTTCTGA
- a CDS encoding Carbon storage regulator encodes MLVLTRRRGEGVTIGPDVRIVVLGIKGGQVRLGIEAPPQVEVHRDEVHARIQEENRMAAGPGVIPLEAFRQLSNKTGRRGT; translated from the coding sequence ATGTTGGTGTTAACGCGACGCCGGGGAGAAGGCGTCACCATCGGTCCCGATGTCCGCATCGTGGTGCTCGGCATCAAAGGCGGGCAGGTGAGGCTGGGAATCGAAGCGCCGCCCCAGGTGGAGGTGCATCGGGATGAAGTCCATGCGAGGATTCAAGAAGAGAATCGAATGGCGGCGGGACCGGGTGTCATTCCTCTGGAAGCTTTCCGGCAATTGTCGAACAAGACCGGTCGGCGTGGAACCTGA
- a CDS encoding Flagellar P-ring protein FlgI — MTRPRKQQRTMIMQCFRLMLSSGVVRTADVDPELLPRPWALPAPKPVPEPAAGPQGLPWFRRAVVGTAAFLTMSLLSVSLAQAVRVKDVATIEGVRENQLIGYGLVVGLDRTGDQVIGGQFTIQAMMSMLNKMGINLVISPIQLLTRNIASVMVTAKLPPFVKPGMTLDAVVSSMANAKSLQGGTLLLTPLKAPNQQVFAVAQGPVSIGGFLGGTGGPGGATVTKNHQAAGVVPAGAIVEKEVVVDIDSWDTVSVLLRHPDFTTAIRTAEAIDGTFGKGTAVPVNAGLVKTTLPTTFQGRVVEYIATMEGLDVTVDVAAKVVVNERTGTVVLGEHVRLSTCAISHGNLTISIKNTLNVSQPPAPVIGSTQGQTTVTPDVQTEVKEQESRLVVVDQTVTLGDVVRALNAVGVTPRDLVAILSALRAAGALQANLEIV, encoded by the coding sequence ATGACGAGGCCACGAAAACAACAACGAACGATGATCATGCAATGTTTTCGCCTCATGCTGTCGAGCGGGGTGGTGCGTACGGCCGATGTGGATCCGGAGCTCTTGCCACGTCCATGGGCGCTCCCTGCGCCAAAACCAGTACCCGAGCCTGCGGCCGGCCCTCAGGGGCTTCCGTGGTTTCGCCGAGCCGTGGTCGGAACGGCGGCGTTTCTGACGATGTCGCTGTTGAGCGTGTCCCTGGCCCAGGCAGTTCGCGTCAAGGATGTCGCCACCATCGAAGGGGTTCGAGAGAACCAATTGATCGGATACGGTCTGGTCGTCGGCCTCGATCGCACCGGCGATCAGGTCATCGGCGGACAATTCACCATTCAAGCCATGATGTCCATGTTGAACAAGATGGGCATCAACCTGGTCATCAGTCCCATTCAGCTGCTCACGCGCAACATTGCGTCGGTGATGGTGACCGCGAAACTTCCGCCTTTCGTGAAGCCCGGTATGACGCTCGACGCCGTCGTCTCCTCGATGGCGAATGCGAAGAGCCTCCAAGGCGGCACCTTGCTGTTGACGCCCTTGAAGGCCCCCAACCAGCAGGTCTTTGCCGTGGCGCAGGGGCCGGTCTCCATCGGTGGGTTCTTGGGAGGAACCGGCGGTCCCGGCGGCGCGACGGTGACGAAAAACCACCAGGCCGCCGGTGTGGTGCCGGCCGGTGCGATCGTGGAAAAAGAAGTGGTCGTCGATATCGACTCCTGGGATACCGTCTCCGTCCTACTGCGGCATCCCGACTTTACCACCGCCATCCGGACCGCAGAAGCGATCGACGGCACGTTCGGGAAGGGGACTGCCGTACCGGTGAATGCGGGACTCGTCAAAACGACGCTCCCTACGACCTTCCAGGGACGGGTCGTGGAATACATCGCAACCATGGAAGGGCTGGACGTCACGGTCGATGTCGCGGCCAAGGTCGTGGTCAACGAACGGACCGGCACCGTCGTGTTGGGTGAACATGTCCGTCTTTCCACCTGTGCCATTTCGCACGGCAATCTTACGATTTCGATCAAGAACACCCTCAATGTGTCGCAACCTCCCGCGCCGGTCATCGGGTCGACTCAAGGACAAACCACCGTCACTCCCGATGTACAGACCGAAGTGAAGGAACAGGAGTCGCGCCTGGTGGTCGTGGATCAAACGGTGACCCTCGGAGATGTCGTGCGGGCCCTGAATGCGGTGGGAGTGACTCCCCGAGATCTGGTGGCTATTTTGTCGGCGTTGCGGGCGGCAGGCGCACTTCAAGCGAACCTTGAGATCGTATAG
- a CDS encoding Flagellar assembly factor FliW, whose protein sequence is MKCRTTRFGTFEVKDETLLVFPSGILGFPEWTRYVLLDHDTDAPFKWLQCVDEAQLAFVVLDPAFFKTDYQIQIPADALREIQKQENDELSVATILTIPSHDPGAVTANLRGPLVMNHRTRLCKQLVLSEELPTRYPLFADSTARTPSTDLPLHATAC, encoded by the coding sequence ATGAAATGTCGAACAACCAGGTTCGGGACGTTCGAAGTGAAGGATGAGACCTTGTTGGTGTTTCCTTCCGGCATCCTCGGTTTTCCGGAATGGACCAGGTACGTACTGCTCGACCATGATACGGACGCCCCCTTCAAATGGCTGCAGTGTGTGGATGAGGCTCAGCTGGCGTTCGTCGTACTGGACCCGGCCTTCTTCAAAACCGACTATCAGATCCAGATTCCCGCGGACGCCTTGAGAGAAATTCAAAAACAGGAGAACGACGAACTCTCCGTCGCCACGATTCTGACCATTCCGTCACACGATCCCGGCGCCGTGACGGCGAATCTACGCGGGCCGCTGGTCATGAATCATCGGACCAGGCTCTGCAAGCAGTTGGTCCTTTCCGAAGAACTCCCGACCCGCTATCCCCTTTTTGCCGATTCTACCGCGCGAACGCCTTCGACCGACCTTCCGCTCCACGCGACAGCCTGTTGA
- a CDS encoding Flagellar basal-body rod protein FlgF produces the protein MNRAIYPILSGAVAQEKQLQVFANNLANVNTAGFKQDQQGFRGLLARAGSPAVISSPMSGIPSTIASRPTGPTERVFVEPHGVRTAFEPGRIRITGNPLDLALQGKGFFEVKTSEGIRYTRNGMFSLDNQRRLVTNVGHIVMGTKGELKVPPGTVQINAQGTIEVDGKQIGTIKVVEFPDAQMPQKFTEGLFTGGSPKVTADPQLQSGHIEESNVNSLGEMVKMIQGMRSYESAQKLIQTLDNMTQTAIQDLGRVQ, from the coding sequence ATGAATCGAGCCATCTATCCCATCCTGTCCGGCGCCGTGGCCCAGGAAAAACAACTGCAGGTGTTTGCCAACAACCTGGCCAACGTCAATACGGCCGGGTTCAAGCAAGACCAGCAGGGGTTTCGCGGGCTCCTTGCACGAGCCGGCTCACCCGCTGTGATCTCCTCGCCCATGAGCGGAATCCCGTCCACGATCGCCTCGCGTCCGACCGGTCCGACGGAGCGGGTATTCGTCGAACCGCATGGAGTCCGGACGGCATTCGAGCCCGGACGCATCCGCATTACGGGAAATCCCCTGGATCTTGCCCTACAGGGAAAGGGTTTTTTCGAAGTGAAGACTTCCGAAGGAATTCGCTACACCAGGAACGGCATGTTCTCGCTGGATAACCAGCGACGGCTGGTGACGAATGTCGGGCATATCGTGATGGGAACCAAGGGGGAACTGAAGGTCCCGCCCGGGACGGTGCAGATCAATGCGCAGGGAACGATCGAAGTGGACGGTAAGCAGATCGGTACCATCAAGGTCGTGGAGTTCCCGGACGCCCAGATGCCGCAAAAGTTTACGGAGGGATTGTTCACGGGAGGGAGCCCGAAGGTTACAGCGGATCCTCAGTTGCAGTCGGGGCATATCGAGGAGTCGAACGTGAATTCGTTGGGCGAGATGGTGAAGATGATCCAGGGCATGCGCAGCTATGAGTCGGCGCAAAAACTGATCCAGACGCTGGACAACATGACTCAGACGGCGATCCAGGATCTGGGCCGCGTGCAGTAG
- a CDS encoding Sensory box histidine kinase/response regulator, whose protein sequence is MNRTPHSRSTQPKDPNGLPLSAELSALLWDAVPLGICLLTPDQKILFANRAAGRLLGRLPSDCTGRILSDLVGHRFDPSESLRSTGIWNLSRTATAPADDVAADGQTTEIFLEWQQLRLSGIPGVATLVTLRDVSREFELEKDRNRLAAVAEESPYPIVELDRDGNIVYVNPAMVEVLCRFGYADSGKPDILPDNLPALVSVCLQEARSLTSQEVIRGDACYSWTLCPVPSHGLVRAYAIDLSEVYATHRALNDTADHLRESNRQLDQALQQAQAATRVKSSFLATISHELRTPMNGVIGMASLLLDTPLAEEQRSFVQTIQQCGEAQLCLINDVLECSKIEAGKLELENLDFHLRTTVEDVLSQFAERAQTKGLEITGLVHAAVPNALRGDPGRLRQVLTNFVGNAIKFTERGEVTLQAFLESDSPSGVIIKFEITDSGIGISEDVQARLFQPFTQADSSTTRKYGGTGLGLAISKQLIELMGGQVGLRSKPGQGTTFWCTATFQKQPVCSPAIVPSAELSGRRVLIVDDNESNRTILHHLVSGWGMQDDQAQNADEALQMLAQAAEKGRPYDVAVLDMLMPGKDGLQLAQDIKAHPQGAAVRLVVLTSLIQPGHAERARRAGFDGYLTKPVRHDQLQGCLRVVFGLQQAVTTGGAGTGTCTSVTSALITRHTLAEQRARPRILVAEDNLVNQKLAVRMLERLGYQPDVVSNGREALTAFERDTYAAIVMDCQMPVMDGYEATRYIREREQQPDSSRNGAHIPIIALTANAMQGDRERCKAAGMDDYLSKPVKTEDFGRILQRWVPSSIPEEPAAPAPVREMRKTDAGIFDANKMLSNIGGDVELFEQLIRLFLDRHHAMLRDIETAVDQNDSVTLERAAHSMKGTAGNLCAPDVVLLAGQLEAIGRLGTLTDAPALLNQLDRKVQQLVDLLKRQTNQA, encoded by the coding sequence ATGAATCGCACGCCTCATTCACGTTCCACCCAACCCAAAGATCCGAACGGACTTCCCCTGTCCGCAGAACTCTCTGCCCTGTTGTGGGATGCCGTGCCCCTCGGCATCTGTCTGCTGACACCTGACCAGAAGATCCTCTTCGCCAACCGTGCAGCCGGCCGTCTCCTGGGTCGGTTGCCAAGCGACTGCACGGGAAGGATACTGTCCGACTTGGTGGGGCATCGTTTCGATCCGAGCGAGTCGCTTCGATCCACCGGCATCTGGAACCTTTCGAGAACAGCGACCGCGCCTGCCGACGACGTTGCGGCGGATGGGCAAACGACAGAAATCTTTCTCGAATGGCAGCAACTCCGCCTGTCGGGCATTCCCGGAGTCGCCACCCTGGTGACGCTTCGCGATGTGTCGCGCGAATTCGAGTTGGAAAAGGATCGAAACCGTCTGGCCGCAGTGGCGGAAGAAAGTCCGTACCCGATCGTCGAGCTCGACCGTGACGGTAACATCGTGTATGTGAACCCGGCGATGGTGGAAGTCCTGTGCCGGTTTGGTTATGCCGACAGCGGCAAGCCGGATATTCTTCCGGACAACCTCCCCGCGCTCGTCTCCGTTTGCCTGCAGGAGGCACGATCGTTGACCTCCCAGGAAGTCATACGGGGTGATGCCTGTTACAGCTGGACCCTGTGCCCGGTCCCCAGCCATGGTCTGGTACGGGCCTATGCCATCGACCTCAGTGAAGTGTACGCAACCCATCGGGCGCTCAACGACACGGCCGATCACCTCCGTGAAAGCAATCGCCAACTGGACCAGGCGCTGCAGCAGGCGCAGGCGGCGACCCGCGTCAAATCGAGCTTCCTGGCCACGATCAGTCATGAACTGCGCACACCCATGAACGGCGTCATCGGCATGGCCAGCCTGCTCCTGGATACTCCCCTGGCCGAAGAACAACGCTCCTTCGTGCAAACGATCCAGCAATGCGGAGAAGCTCAACTCTGCCTCATCAACGACGTGCTCGAATGCAGCAAGATCGAAGCCGGCAAACTGGAATTGGAGAATCTGGATTTTCATCTCCGCACGACGGTGGAAGATGTCTTGTCTCAGTTCGCGGAACGCGCGCAGACGAAGGGGTTGGAAATCACTGGTCTGGTGCATGCCGCCGTGCCGAATGCCCTGCGCGGAGACCCGGGTCGCCTGCGGCAGGTGCTGACGAATTTCGTCGGCAATGCGATCAAGTTCACCGAACGAGGCGAAGTCACCCTCCAGGCGTTTCTGGAGAGCGACTCCCCGTCCGGTGTGATCATCAAGTTTGAAATCACCGATTCAGGGATCGGGATCAGCGAGGACGTGCAGGCGCGTCTTTTTCAGCCCTTCACGCAAGCCGACAGTTCCACGACCAGAAAATACGGCGGCACGGGGCTCGGTTTGGCCATTTCCAAACAACTGATCGAACTGATGGGCGGCCAGGTCGGATTGCGGAGCAAACCGGGTCAAGGCACCACATTCTGGTGCACGGCGACGTTTCAAAAGCAGCCGGTCTGCTCGCCGGCGATCGTGCCCTCGGCCGAGTTGAGTGGACGGCGGGTCTTGATCGTCGACGACAACGAATCCAACCGCACGATCCTGCACCACTTGGTGTCCGGTTGGGGCATGCAGGACGATCAGGCGCAGAATGCCGACGAGGCCTTGCAGATGCTGGCTCAGGCTGCCGAGAAGGGCCGGCCGTATGATGTCGCCGTGCTCGACATGTTGATGCCGGGCAAAGACGGGCTCCAGTTAGCCCAGGATATCAAGGCGCACCCTCAGGGAGCCGCGGTTCGATTGGTCGTCCTCACCTCGTTGATTCAGCCAGGCCATGCCGAACGAGCGCGTCGCGCCGGTTTCGACGGGTACCTCACCAAACCGGTTCGCCATGATCAGCTTCAAGGGTGCCTTCGCGTGGTGTTCGGATTACAGCAGGCAGTTACGACCGGCGGCGCAGGGACAGGAACCTGTACCTCGGTGACGTCGGCTCTCATTACACGACATACATTGGCCGAACAGCGTGCGCGTCCACGTATTCTGGTGGCAGAAGACAACCTGGTGAATCAGAAGCTTGCGGTCCGGATGCTCGAACGCTTGGGATACCAACCGGATGTCGTTTCCAACGGACGCGAAGCGCTGACGGCCTTCGAGCGCGACACCTATGCGGCGATCGTCATGGATTGCCAGATGCCGGTGATGGACGGGTATGAAGCCACGCGTTACATTCGAGAGAGAGAACAGCAACCCGACTCATCCCGGAACGGCGCCCACATTCCCATCATCGCCCTGACGGCCAATGCCATGCAAGGCGACCGTGAACGGTGCAAGGCCGCCGGGATGGACGATTATCTCTCCAAGCCGGTGAAGACGGAGGATTTCGGACGTATTCTTCAGCGATGGGTTCCCTCGTCGATTCCCGAGGAACCAGCCGCCCCAGCGCCGGTACGGGAGATGCGCAAGACCGATGCGGGAATTTTTGATGCGAACAAGATGTTGTCCAATATCGGCGGAGACGTGGAACTCTTCGAACAATTGATCCGCCTGTTTCTGGATCGCCACCACGCGATGCTGCGGGACATCGAGACAGCCGTCGATCAAAACGACAGCGTGACGCTCGAACGTGCAGCCCATAGCATGAAAGGCACGGCGGGAAACCTTTGCGCACCGGATGTGGTCTTGCTCGCCGGCCAGTTGGAAGCGATCGGACGCCTGGGAACCTTGACGGACGCTCCGGCACTGCTCAACCAGCTCGATCGCAAAGTCCAACAGTTGGTTGACCTGTTGAAACGCCAGACCAACCAGGCCTGA
- a CDS encoding Flagellar hook-associated protein FlgL: MRVADQQIYGTLLGNLQRSRSRILTAQDQISSQRKVSTPSDDPSAFGQIVLDKSALSQTAQWIRNVDFGTARVDAADQALSQVQNLITRVRELTVQASSDTTSAEGRSTIAKEVRQLQRQLVQLGNTEVAGQSIFAGTKTDVTPFTITSGDTVAYQGNNETQSIAVGDNQTVQILVPGSSIFTGSSTNIFNSLRDLLTALEGNDRNGIQTGLGNLDLATTQISDAQGTVGALANRLQVTHDALDTATLTISKAISDNQDADLAKAIAQLSLQQVSVQAASQAFARIFDTSLLNYLR, from the coding sequence ATGAGAGTGGCCGATCAGCAAATCTATGGAACCTTGCTCGGGAATCTTCAACGTTCCAGGTCACGAATACTGACCGCGCAAGACCAGATTTCCAGCCAACGGAAAGTCTCCACCCCTTCGGACGATCCGAGCGCCTTCGGACAGATCGTGCTCGATAAGTCGGCCTTGTCTCAGACTGCCCAATGGATCAGGAATGTGGATTTCGGTACGGCTAGGGTCGATGCGGCAGACCAGGCCCTGAGCCAGGTACAAAACCTGATTACGAGGGTGCGTGAATTGACCGTTCAGGCGAGTAGCGACACGACATCCGCCGAAGGTCGTAGCACGATCGCGAAGGAAGTGCGGCAGCTCCAACGCCAGCTTGTTCAGCTGGGGAATACCGAAGTAGCGGGGCAGTCGATCTTTGCCGGAACCAAAACGGACGTCACCCCATTCACGATCACTTCAGGGGATACCGTCGCCTATCAGGGCAACAATGAAACGCAATCGATCGCGGTCGGCGACAATCAGACGGTCCAGATCCTCGTGCCGGGAAGCAGTATCTTTACCGGGTCGAGCACCAATATTTTCAATTCTCTTCGGGACCTCCTGACGGCCCTGGAGGGTAATGACCGCAACGGCATCCAAACGGGCCTCGGGAATCTCGATCTGGCCACGACCCAGATCAGCGACGCGCAGGGCACCGTCGGAGCTTTGGCCAATCGGCTCCAAGTCACGCATGACGCGTTGGATACGGCCACATTGACCATTTCAAAGGCCATTTCGGACAACCAGGATGCGGACTTGGCGAAGGCCATCGCCCAGCTCAGTCTGCAACAAGTCTCGGTTCAGGCCGCCAGTCAGGCGTTTGCCAGGATTTTCGATACGTCATTGCTCAACTATCTCCGTTGA